GCGGAAAGGCCACCCCCGCCCGGAGCTCACACAGCTCCCCCAGCGTCACAGTCCTGCGTTCACTCGCCATGGCGCAGTTCCTTCACGAGCACCCGTAGCCGCGCATCCAGCGCCGCCGCCTTGTCGAGTTCCTGCTCTAGCTGCGCGGTCAGCCGGGGCAGACGCTCCTCGAATTCCTCGGCGTCCTCCAGGTTCGCGGCGCCCACGTAGCGCCCGGGCGTGAGCGCGTAGCCCTGGTCTCGTACCTCCTGGAGGCTCGCCACGCGGGCGAAGCCGGGCACCTCTTGGGGGCGGCCCTTGCGGCGGAACTCCTGATAGGTGGCGGCGATGCGGGTGATCTCCTCGGGGCTCAGCTGCTTCTGCTTCCGCGAGCCTGGGATGAGCGCGCCCATCCCGCGCCCATCGATAAAGAGGATCTCCCCGGTGCGCTTGCGGCTCTCCCGCCCGCCCGTGCGCGCCTTGGAGAGGAACCAGAGCGTGCAGGGGATCTGCGTGTTGGCGAAGAGCTGCGCGGAGAGCTGGACCACGCAGTCCACGAAGTCGGCCTCCACCAGGGTCCGGCGCACCTCCAGCCGGCCGGTCTGGTTGTTGGACAGCTCTCCTGCGGCCATGACGAAGCCCGCGGTGCCTCCCTCCTTGAGGTGATACAGGAAGTGCATCATCCACATGGGGTTGGCGTTGCGCGGAGACAGCGGCATCTTCTGCCCGGCAATCACCAGCCTGGGGTCATCCTCGGAGAGCTGGTCGGCGCCCCAGCCCTCGCGCCCCTTGGAGCCATCGTTGAAGGGCGGGTTGGACAGGATGTAGTCCGCCTTCAGCTGGGGATGCCGGTCTTCCGAGTAGGTGTTGCCCAGGCGGATGTCGCCCCCGAGGCCATGGATGAACAGGTTCACCCGGCACAGGCGGTAGGTGAACTCCTTGCTCTCCTGGCCGAAGAACATGAGCCGGCCCCGGTGCTTCGCGAACACGTCCGACTGCACGAACATGCCGCCCGAGCCGCAGCACGGGTCGTAGACGATGCCGCGCGTGGGCTCCAGCATGGCCACGAGGAGTTCCACGATGGTGGTGGGAGTGAAGTACTCGCCGCCACGCTTGCCTTCGGAGGAGGCGAACTCGCCGATGAAGTACTGGTAGATGCGGCCGAGAAGATCCTCCCCGTCTCCGTTGTCGAAGGCGTCGCACGAGAACAAGTGGAACAGCCGCGTCACGATGTGCCGGTCCACGTTGGACGTGGCGTAGATCCTCGGCAGCATTCCGCGCAGTGGATCCGGGTACGCCTTCTCCAGCGCCTCCAGGGCATCGTCGAGGCGGAGCTTGATGTCGGCGTCTTCGGCGTGCGCGAGCAGCTCGCTCCAGCGGGCCTTCTTGGGAACGGGGACGGCGCCTGGCCGGTGCTTCTCCTGACGGATCGAGAGGATGCGCAGGAAGATGAAGGGGAGCACGAAGCGCTTGTACTCGGCGGGCTCGATGGAGCCTCGGAGGGCCACGGCGGCCTGCCAGAGCTCCTTGACCAGCCCCATGATTCGGGGGGCCTGGGACGCATGCTGAGGGTGTCGCTGTCTCTGAACACCGGTTGTGGATTTCCTGGCCAACGTCCCCCCTTGGCAGCGCGCTGCGAGCGTCGCACTGCCTCAGTTCGGTCCAGGCTACATCGACCGGCCTCACCATGGGAGCACGGCCGTGAAACAAATACACTGGGTAGTGTTGACAGACACCGATACAGTGGGTTGGAAAATCCCCATGGGCCCGAGCCAGGGGCTCGATTCGAAAGGCGCTGAAACATGCATGAATCACCGGTGTATGACGCCATTGTTATCGGGGCGGGGCTCGCCGGGCTGGCCGCGGGACTGCGCCTCCAGCAGAGCGGCCTCCAGGTGCTGATCCTGGAGCGGCGCGAGGTGCCGGGGGGGCTCTGTGGAACGCGGATGCTGGACGGCTACGAGTTCGTCATCGCCTGCAACGACTTCGGGACGGGCCTGGAGCGGGAGCTGAGCGAGCTGGGCGTCCAGGTCCGCTTCAAGCGCGTGCGGACGCGGTTCACGCTGGAGCGCGAGGTCTACGAGCTCCCGCCGACGGGCCGGATGATGCTCTCGCTCGCGCGGCACCCGGGAGATGTCTGGAGGTTGCTCCGCACGCTGAAGAACCCGGCCCTCCTGGGGCAGTACGAGACCCTCGCGCAGCTCGTGCACGGGCGTATTCGGAGCCCGGACTTCGCCGACTTCTTGAACTCGTTCGCCTATCCGTCTTCGAGGACGCCAGAGGACCTCCGGATCGACGAGCTGCTGGCGGGCTTCTCCAAGGAGTACGCCTACGGGTACGACCAGTCGATCATCCCCGAGGGAGGGCCGGGTGTGCTCGTCCAGCGGATGGTCGAGCGGTTCGAGGCGCTCGGGGGCAAGCTCCTGCTGCGCACGGAGTGCACGGGCATCTCCATCCGGGGAGATCTCAAGGCGGTCGCCACGGCTGGCGGCGAGTACATCGCGCGGCAGGTCGTCACGAGCGAGCCGCGGTGGGGCAGCTTCCCGGCGGATGCGAAGCCGGGGCTGGCGCTGGGGATGATCCACCTCGCGGTGAAGAAGAGCCTGCCGTTCCCGCAGGGGTTCCACACGATCACGTGGTTTCCGCGCAACGTGGTGGGCTGGATGC
Above is a genomic segment from Hyalangium minutum containing:
- a CDS encoding type I restriction-modification system subunit M; translated protein: MGLVKELWQAAVALRGSIEPAEYKRFVLPFIFLRILSIRQEKHRPGAVPVPKKARWSELLAHAEDADIKLRLDDALEALEKAYPDPLRGMLPRIYATSNVDRHIVTRLFHLFSCDAFDNGDGEDLLGRIYQYFIGEFASSEGKRGGEYFTPTTIVELLVAMLEPTRGIVYDPCCGSGGMFVQSDVFAKHRGRLMFFGQESKEFTYRLCRVNLFIHGLGGDIRLGNTYSEDRHPQLKADYILSNPPFNDGSKGREGWGADQLSEDDPRLVIAGQKMPLSPRNANPMWMMHFLYHLKEGGTAGFVMAAGELSNNQTGRLEVRRTLVEADFVDCVVQLSAQLFANTQIPCTLWFLSKARTGGRESRKRTGEILFIDGRGMGALIPGSRKQKQLSPEEITRIAATYQEFRRKGRPQEVPGFARVASLQEVRDQGYALTPGRYVGAANLEDAEEFEERLPRLTAQLEQELDKAAALDARLRVLVKELRHGE
- a CDS encoding phytoene desaturase family protein, whose translation is MHESPVYDAIVIGAGLAGLAAGLRLQQSGLQVLILERREVPGGLCGTRMLDGYEFVIACNDFGTGLERELSELGVQVRFKRVRTRFTLEREVYELPPTGRMMLSLARHPGDVWRLLRTLKNPALLGQYETLAQLVHGRIRSPDFADFLNSFAYPSSRTPEDLRIDELLAGFSKEYAYGYDQSIIPEGGPGVLVQRMVERFEALGGKLLLRTECTGISIRGDLKAVATAGGEYIARQVVTSEPRWGSFPADAKPGLALGMIHLAVKKSLPFPQGFHTITWFPRNVVGWMRSLDEGQMPEAFGFHLFASDLPPKPDYYSINLYLPFPRGVEEFSPEERQRVERYALEKAERLLPGLQAALLYQRFVSVKEYSQLHGLSCYPVPAFSKTSVHKAPGYDPARDVFHVGNSVHPPGEHAGAAVLSARLAAKAVLRRVRT